The window CCTCCACGTCCTCCACTCACATTTCCCCCACATCCTCTGGGGTTCCCCAAACTGTCATGCAGGGGACGAAGGAACAGAGAATCGGGCTGCAAGTTGTCTCCAAAACCATTGCGACTCTCACCACTGAGTGGAGactgcagaagagaagaagaggaagagccaGATGGTCCAGCAGGTTCCTGTCTCAGCAGGAAGTGGTGTGCTAACGCATCCCCAGTTGTCGTGTTGGGCAGGTCGTCCTCTCCTGCAACCAACCCTGCCCCGCCACTTCCAAAAACCTTTGGGCTGAGGAAGCTTGAAATACTAAAACCAGGTTTGCCATTTAATCCGTTATTACATCCAAAACCTCCTCCGACCCCGGCGCCTCCTCCCATGCCGCTCTTGATGAGAAGCTGGGAGCTGGGCTGCAGCAGCGAGTCAGAACTGGGTTGGTGTTCAGAGGTGAAGCTGCGGTCACTGCTCTCTGGGCTCagctccaccttctcctcctcctcccggcctCCGGGCTCAGCCGGGTCACTGCCCTCAGCCTGCGATGTCACATCGCTGATTTCATCTGTCGGCTCAGGCGAGCTTAGCGGCTCTCGTTTAACCACCACCTGTGGGAAGAAAGGACGAGTTTCAGCTCAAGCCAAAGACGATTCAGATTTATTGTTTAAGTCAACGATCTTCAAAGACAACAGCTAAAGTAGAGCAGAGGGATTTTGTGGTGGTCACACAATAGGTCTTAGGATAGAACCATTCTTACAAACAGGTTCATTCTTCAGTGAATGAGTGATTCAAGAAAATGTGTGGCATTTACAAATGTTCTCAAACAGACAGAACGCCTCTTTACAGTGTGAAAAACACTCATAAATTTATTAATAGTGTTATGAGCCTTGATTCTTCCCAAAATTTaccaaaacataaataaagaaTTACTAAAATAAACAATGCTAATCAATATTCAGATTGTTGTTATTAGCGTGGGTTGCTGAGAGGTTTGAcccttttctttggtttttatcAGGTACAGTTACTGGAATCTCTCCATCCGCTCTGTCCATCACATCCCCTCGACCACCTCACCTCTAGGTAATGAACTGCCCATTCTTTTAGCAAGATGAGATTGTATCCTCTAATGTTATGTCATCCCAGCAgtgctctgctgctgtgctgaCTAATCAATGGCAGCGTTTCCGGTCTCCTAATGCGACGACtaactgcaaaaatattttgtttttcagtgaacTTGAAGATAAGCAATGTGAaattctttcttctcttctcttgggGAACATGTAGCCTTGTGCAGAAATGTAGGGGTATACACATTATGCTACAAGATAAAATTTCACAGACATGCAACTCATCATGAACAGGTGGGACTCAGCAGGCTGAAACAAGCAAGTTAGAGACATTGAGATAGTTTGTTGGATCCATCCTAGAAAACCTTCTGGTAAGTTCTTGCATGAGGCTCTGtcacaaacaacacaataacaGAAATCACATTTTACCTTCTGTTCcagttcctcttcctctgtccctgATTTAATCTTCACCCCTGATGTGTTCTCCTGGTGGTCGTGGTCATCTATGTCCTCCTCCTTGCTCACTCCTCCTTGAATTCTCCCCAAGTCCACCCCCCCACAGTGTCCACTGTCCGACTGGCTGGGCATCTGAGGATCATCTTGGGACACCCCAACCAGGCCAGTGATTGCATCATCCGATTTTGCGTCATCCCCCATCTTGTGGGAGTCCGGGGACAGAAGTGCTCCTTCCTCTCGCTCTGCATTCACCCCTTCTTCTCCCAACAACCCCAGGTTGGGGGCTGAGGGGCGCTGCCTCTGCCTGGGTCTCTCTTCTGACAGTGCAAGTGAGGCCTTGCGTTTGTGGAAACGTCGGATAGGGAAAGAGGTCCTCGGTCCCACCTCTCTATTGCCAACTATGTTTCCCaccccatcctcctccatcccaccCAAAGCAGAGCTCACCAAGCTGAGTCCCAGCTGCTGCAAGAGGAAGGAGCGCTGCAGCTTTGATGTGGCAGCATTTGTTGCAAGGTTAGTGTTAGCTGCTAGAGTAGGGTTCACTGCTAAATCtacttgctgctgctgctgctgctgctgctgctgcctgcgcctctgctgctcctgcagaggTTGGTGGTGGATTGGTCTTTCGGATGAGGAAGACATAGGCAGCGTACGCGTTGTCAGGTAGTGTTTGCAGGCTTTGACTACATTGTTAAGGTGCAGGTGAGAGGCGGCGAGGAGGATGTCCATGACGTTGCTCTCCCCCAGCATCAGTGTTGACGTGTACATCATGTCCACCAGAGCAGCAAAAGCTTCAGCTGTCACCACCTGCAATCACACAAGCAGTTGCTACTACACACTCGTTTCAGACATCACTATAAACAATAATGTTATATCATCACTGCTGTCCTTTTTGACAATATTATTAAGACCCTGACCTCGCTGTCCAGCTGGATCATATTCATGCTCGCGTCTCCCTCTGCGACAGTGAACAGGGCTCGGAAGTGAGTGCTGCAGGCTGCCAGCACCGAGCGGTGGGCCTTGAAGTGTCGGCTCCCCACGACGATGACACAATCGCACAGCTGACCGTGGACACGCTGGTAGTTTAGCTGCTGGAAGATCTGCTCAAAGTGGCCCGGAAAATCCATGGCCCTAAACACAGCAGCAAGCAAAGgtaaaaaaagggggaagagggtataaaaagatgaaacaattaGTCAGCATTGTAAAATAACTCAGATATACTATTACAGGCTAGCAGTCAGCTTtgaatcacatcatttaaatagataaaaaacAACTCTCACGATTCACTTACTGCCCAATAGAAACACCAAAAGAGTGTGCATAGAGGCATGGCCTTTTTAACAGCCACCACCAAATTTGGTATGAAAATTTGACATCAATAAATCCCACACTATTTCTTTGTAGAATCCTGGGGTAGTGCGGGCAGTCTGATGAGCTGAACCACAGGGCGAGTGTGAGTTCGGTCCTTTCCTTGGACGGCCGCAGTCCTCACTCTGCTATGTCCCTTCACTATTCCCACTTGCCACAAAGCTCTTGGAGTCTGCATTTACGATTAGTGCCGATGGTGAGgtcttcttcctctgtattCCATTCCTGTCGTGCTTGCAAGGTGGGCAAGAAATGCTGTATGAGTGAAGTGCCACCAGAAATGATCAGCCAGGACTTAAGCATGTCTCCTACTCTTGCGGCTACGCAGCTCTGATTCTGGGTAGACCACTTGTGGCAGGGAGGAGTCCGGCCGCCCCATCAGCAAGGAGTTGGCTGTGACGGGATCTGGCTCAAAGGACCACAAATTGTGTGATAGGGCGTATCGTGGATCAATAGGTGTGGCAACGATCACTTCAGGGTGTCGGCTCAGGACAATAAAGTTGTgctcaggtgagagtgcagacaAAGGAGGGAGGCAAAGTCTCTCCAAAGAAGGAgagggattctgagaggattcaccaCCGCCTTTTTCTCCGAcgagatcacagatcacaggagtgtgcgCCTTTGATcacaggaatgtgtgtgcgcCTTCGATCCTTTCATCAATGGggattgtgtgataggatttcaaTTAACCATTATCAAGACTTGAAATGAGCATTCAAACGCTGCAACGTAATGACAGCTACTTGGTGTACGAGAAGGTCATAAACAACACAATGCTGACAAGTAAAACGCACACAACTGCAGCTAGAATACTGTAATacaactcagaaatactattACAGGTGAATCACATCATctaaatagaaagaaaacactAGCAGAGTGTGCATCGAGGCATGGGCTTTCAACATTAAACAACAAGAGATTTCCATAACCGACTGCACTTTTGAATCCTTTGTTGggcaaaaagaacaaatgtttgCAACTTCTACAGTGTGAAGACTGGTGATTGTAATTTGGACGTCTCTGAGTGTTTGGCTGTTGAgcagacaaaagcagcagcttGAAAACTCACTGCTGGAGAAACTGTGatggatgctttttttttctcaagacaATCTATTGACTAAATAATTAACCAGGTAGCTGGACGACAGAACAGTAGCCACACCACTGAGGCTGCTGTGTGACGAGGATCCAGAAGGAGGTCAGGGACCAGGTGGATGGAGGTGAAGGTCCGTGAGTGAGGGGTCTGTTCGCTGGACGTGTTGATGACAATACACGTGGGGGACAACACACAGGTCAAAGGGAGCGTTCCAGTGGGGTTCTTAACGAAGAGATGGCTTGGTGCAAGTAAATAATGCACCTCATCTAGTCCGGCAGTTGacgttacagcagcagcagcagctgcggaGCAAAGTCCCGGAGTTGTGACAACGACGGACGAGCCCACACGGCTAACAAGTCACTGCTGGCTAACACGGGAAGCAGCGAGCTAACGTGACTAGCTACGACACATAACACGGGGGGGGCATTCAAGAGGCGGCGGCGTCTGTCGTTACCTGGAAATGTTCCCAAAGCGTCGCAGGAGAGACGAGGCAGGAGCAGGgagcaggggcaggggcaggggcaggagcaggagcaggccCAGGCCCCTGAGCCGGAGACTGGCGAGGAGGCTAAAGTTAGCTGGCAGCGGACCAGCGGACACCTTGTTCAACTACCACACCGGCAGTAGCGCGCGGTCCCCTGGCTGCGCCGCTCGTCTGGACCGAAACTGACCCCTGCTTATGTTCAGGTGTGAACTAGCTAACATTCCCGCTGCGGCCACAGACCGTGTCGCTGCTACACgccatgtccccccccccccccccgaccccgcGGTCCAGTCTGGACTGTCTCCTGGGGCGACGTGACCGTGTGTGTCACGCATCTGTCGGTGTCATCCCCGTCGACAGCTCGGTGCGATAACAACAGATAGTCAGACAGACGCCGGCTGTAAAACCTCTCTCCCGGTCCAACGCGtgtgaatgttaaaatgtataataatcTCCTCCCGAGCGCACTCGTTCAAACGTGTCGTCCCACCCAGACTCACGAGGTGGCGCTGTGCTTCCGCTCCGTGTCCGCGGCTCTTCGCCCCGGCAACACGCATCTTACGCTAAACCACCACAGGGCGGCGCTGCTGAACCTCCAGAGCCACTCTTCCATCCTTCTTCAATCTTTTCAgtcaatttattttcttattttggtaAGCTCTGTTTGTTAAATATGACGTATGTTGTAACAAGTGTAGGCACAATACGTAGGCTGTAACTCCAGCCTGCAACCAGGGGTCAGTGTAGTTCTATtagggccaacatacagacaCATAATAGTTAAGTTAGTTTTATATAATTGTtaagttaatatatatataatagttaAGTTAGCATCGTTTTCCCAGTTTTGCTAAGAGTTCATTAATTATTAAAGAACACAAATACGCCCCTGACGCACCATGTTGGCTCAATGTGTTTGAGGCAGACTACTTTGACAACCTTGGCGAAGGCGGAAGTAGAGAGCAGTGAACCCTCTTGGCTCACCGGGCgacacatgacaacaacaatggcCGCCTCCTGCTCGCTGGAGTgttgtggagaggagagagatgcagaCAAAGCAGTCATTGGTGACGTTTCCCCTCACTCGTTGCTCCTTTAGACTTTTTCAGGATAACATTGTAATTGTGGTCATGTCGGTAAATGTTTGTGTCGTACTTATTTCCCTTTTTACAcgcatgtttgtgttgtacaCGTGGGTGCTACTAGCAACAGGGCTAAATGTACTGAGTCCGCAAAAAGCCCTCAAACGTCACACAATAAGATTACTGTTTTCGGAATAGCCGTGACGCATCTTGTTAGTTGCTGCTTCATTGATCACATTTATCGTGGCTCATCAGAAATGTGCGCTCTGGTGGTGTGAAGCACTGGTGTTGACAAAGCTCTTCGCGGTGTCTCTTTTTAATGCCACAGTCCGCTTCTCAAACGGCAGCGTCGGAAATGCAGACAAACTCGATTTCTCGCTGTACAAGAGCGCAGATGAGGTGAACCCCCGGAAGAAGAGCAGGCGGATATTGGTGAGGAAGATGCAGGACTCCCGTTATCCTCTGAACTTTACAACTATACGATGACGTGTGTAGATTGTGTTGCAGCACTGATATATGACGGTGTTGCTTACTgtatctcttcctctgtgtagGTTGCCGAAACAGACAGACTGTCCTACGTTGGGAGTAATTTCGGAGCCGGGTCACTGAAGTGCAACAGCCTTTGCAAGTAGGTGAATGCAGCATATTTTGAGATGAATGTATTTGGGCTGGGAGCACAACAAGAAGTATACGTTTGGTGTCTGTTTAGCTACTATGTCGGAGTGTTGAACAAACGGACCAAGCAAATGGAAGTGCACAGTGCTCAGCTCTTCAACATGCAGCCTACTATGCCAGGTAAGGAAAACAATCGCCAGCATGCATTGATAAATGAActgtaacatttaaaatgtttgatacTTTGCTTTTGGCTCAAGATTTTGTCAGTGCAAGTCTTTTAGCATTTgcaatatttcttcttttttttccaccaggaGAAACGGACGAGGCAAAATCCGAGGACACTACTCGGACCTACAGAGATAAGGTACCACAACATGCTCTGTTTTCCTTAGAACATGAGAAGACTGGGCCAAAACAAGAATAAACGTGGCAGTAATATGTAAATCTTACTCTGTAGGTCGACTCTTTGATTGAGGCGTTTGGCACCAACAAACAGAAGAGAGCTCTGACTTCCCGCAGGCTGAATCAGGTGGGCAGTGATACACTGCACCAAGCTGTGGCTAAAGCTGCCAGCAATGTGATCGACCAGAAAGGTCTGGAAGGTAAGCTACGGAGTCGGTAGTCAAGTATCTTAAGTCAATGGGTTTTGATGCCAGAAGTCTACAAATCTCCAAATTGTAATCTGAGGGCTCACCGTAACTAAATCTCAGAGCGCGGTCAGTTAATAAAGGCAAAAGAATACGACGCTGTATTTTGTTGCTGCTTAAATCTCCATGTTGTATTCCTTATGTT is drawn from Scophthalmus maximus strain ysfricsl-2021 chromosome 8, ASM2237912v1, whole genome shotgun sequence and contains these coding sequences:
- the LOC118313121 gene encoding zinc finger and BTB domain-containing protein 5 is translated as MDFPGHFEQIFQQLNYQRVHGQLCDCVIVVGSRHFKAHRSVLAACSTHFRALFTVAEGDASMNMIQLDSEVVTAEAFAALVDMMYTSTLMLGESNVMDILLAASHLHLNNVVKACKHYLTTRTLPMSSSSERPIHHQPLQEQQRRRQQQQQQQQQQVDLAVNPTLAANTNLATNAATSKLQRSFLLQQLGLSLVSSALGGMEEDGVGNIVGNREVGPRTSFPIRRFHKRKASLALSEERPRQRQRPSAPNLGLLGEEGVNAEREEGALLSPDSHKMGDDAKSDDAITGLVGVSQDDPQMPSQSDSGHCGGVDLGRIQGGVSKEEDIDDHDHQENTSGVKIKSGTEEEELEQKVVVKREPLSSPEPTDEISDVTSQAEGSDPAEPGGREEEEKVELSPESSDRSFTSEHQPSSDSLLQPSSQLLIKSGMGGGAGVGGGFGCNNGLNGKPGFSISSFLSPKVFGSGGAGLVAGEDDLPNTTTGDALAHHFLLRQEPAGPSGSSSSSLLQSPLSGESRNGFGDNLQPDSLFLRPLHDSLGNPRGCGGNVSGGRGGVDPFGLDFQHSSLGLHSLGRPSRGAGGATAVPLGYPGYRRIAPKMTTSLGGGEGVGGVLQDSASSSSSLPSPLLLNESGGYEMNSGRPISLPPQLTRASADVLSKCKKALSEHNVLVVEGARKYACKICCKTFLTLTDCKKHIRVHTGEKPYACLKCGKRFSQSSHLYKHSKTTCLRWQNSNMSNGLL
- the polr1e gene encoding DNA-directed RNA polymerase I subunit RPA49, which translates into the protein MYNNLLPSALVQTCRPTQTHEVALCFRSVSAALRPGNTHLTLNHHRAALLNLQSHSSILLQSFQSIYFLILTTLTTLAKAEVESSEPSWLTGRHMTTTMAASCSLECCGEERDADKAVIVRFSNGSVGNADKLDFSLYKSADEVNPRKKSRRILVAETDRLSYVGSNFGAGSLKCNSLCNYYVGVLNKRTKQMEVHSAQLFNMQPTMPGETDEAKSEDTTRTYRDKVDSLIEAFGTNKQKRALTSRRLNQVGSDTLHQAVAKAASNVIDQKGLEALQQEVADMESQGDLALHLPPCDATADKPENVYMFDDLLSPVEFAALETAGSKMAALTTEELQKMTDDGRCLCVVAHLENMPGVGEARDKVARCAFYLSLLLKLARQKSLTRKFGQEEGCPRIILSKLFKTFTVETFSNGRVVNILSTSMRAKLAAYSLALLLHMGHMTADLTLLHRDLGITEARMIEVAKSMGLTLIKPARTKKDDAELQGEHRQASLRLPLVKSDKFTERRKRKKMI